A window of the Streptomyces griseochromogenes genome harbors these coding sequences:
- a CDS encoding O-antigen ligase family protein, whose translation MSTPSAASPPLVLALPALRRPGSVLSVLPVLPVLAVVVLLGLPVAPDRSVTPADAASGLVVLWALVHTVRQARRPLTRTAAVVLGLPVVGIAVAAGGAVTPGDALTGLARYLQVFVLVPIAVVLLVRDRRDARLLLWSLVGLGLWQGAVGVRQYLTATGASYQGAYIRAVGTFGPADVMGMATVVAFALVVATGLALGAPTRRQRVAAAGCALALFMPLAVSFSRGAWIATAVTCGAQLLLAGVRRAAKVFAAAAAASVVLVGGLGVGSAMLQERLTSITQVAAAPDQSVVDRYSLWAAATDMWLGHPVTGVGLKAFPEHRDGHASLALSSGSDIEGAGQVFRREALLSPHNMYLLVLSEQGLLGVLTVAGSWLALLVCALRRLRPEGRARDCAVAACGLLVWQLVDFLYADIGGPSTALTAVCFGLGAWWALAGDAATATAARADAR comes from the coding sequence GTGAGCACTCCCTCGGCGGCCTCGCCCCCGCTGGTGCTCGCGCTGCCGGCGCTGCGCCGGCCCGGCTCCGTCCTTTCGGTCCTGCCCGTCCTGCCCGTGCTGGCGGTCGTCGTCCTGCTCGGGCTTCCGGTCGCACCGGACCGCAGCGTCACACCCGCTGACGCGGCCTCGGGCCTTGTCGTGCTGTGGGCCCTCGTACACACCGTGCGGCAGGCGCGACGGCCGCTGACGCGAACGGCCGCGGTCGTGCTCGGGCTGCCCGTGGTGGGCATCGCGGTCGCCGCGGGCGGGGCCGTGACGCCCGGTGACGCCCTCACCGGACTGGCCCGCTATCTGCAGGTGTTCGTGCTCGTCCCGATCGCGGTGGTGCTGCTGGTGCGGGACCGGCGCGACGCCCGCCTGCTGCTCTGGTCGCTGGTCGGGCTCGGGCTGTGGCAGGGCGCGGTCGGGGTGCGCCAGTACCTCACCGCAACCGGGGCCTCGTACCAGGGCGCCTACATCCGGGCGGTGGGCACCTTCGGGCCGGCCGACGTGATGGGGATGGCGACGGTCGTCGCGTTCGCACTGGTGGTGGCGACGGGTCTGGCCCTCGGGGCGCCCACGCGGCGGCAGCGGGTGGCGGCGGCCGGGTGCGCGCTGGCGCTGTTCATGCCGCTCGCGGTGTCCTTCAGCCGCGGTGCGTGGATCGCCACGGCCGTCACCTGCGGGGCGCAGCTGCTGCTGGCCGGGGTGCGGCGGGCGGCGAAGGTGTTCGCGGCGGCGGCCGCGGCCTCGGTGGTGCTGGTGGGCGGGCTCGGCGTCGGCTCCGCGATGCTGCAGGAGCGGCTGACCAGCATCACCCAGGTCGCGGCCGCACCGGATCAGTCGGTCGTCGACCGCTACAGCCTGTGGGCGGCGGCCACCGACATGTGGCTGGGGCACCCGGTGACCGGCGTCGGACTGAAGGCCTTCCCCGAACACCGGGACGGGCACGCCTCGCTCGCGCTGTCCTCGGGCAGCGACATCGAGGGAGCGGGCCAGGTCTTCCGGCGCGAGGCTCTGCTCTCGCCGCACAACATGTATCTGCTGGTCCTCAGCGAACAGGGGCTGCTGGGCGTGCTCACGGTGGCGGGCAGCTGGCTGGCGCTGCTGGTCTGCGCACTGCGGCGGCTGCGGCCGGAGGGGCGTGCCCGGGACTGCGCCGTCGCGGCCTGCGGGCTGCTGGTGTGGCAGCTCGTGGACTTCCTCTACGCCGACATCGGCGGACCCTCCACCGCCTTGACGGCCGTGTGCTTCGGCCTCGGCGCCTGGTGGGCACTGGCAGGTGACGCGGCGACGGCCACCGCCGCCCGGGCGGACGCCCGATGA